Proteins encoded by one window of Kribbella italica:
- a CDS encoding NADP-dependent oxidoreductase, with amino-acid sequence MRAITIRDRQAGVDGLSLTELPYPHAAENDVVVQVHAAGFTRGELDWPGTWTDRAGHDRAPSVPGHEVSGVVADLGYGTTGLTVGQRVFGLTDWLRDGTLAEYVAVEARNLAPLPANVDHVTAAALPISGLTAWQALFDHANLQPGQTVLIHGIAGAVGSVAAQLAHEIGAHVIGTGRPADQARAIELGAHTFVDLEGSDLDKAGPVDVVLDVIGGEVRDRSTALLRPGGTLVTIADPPTVHPTNARAVFFVVEANRDQLTQLATRLHDGRLTPLVSTVVPLDEAVAAFKPQRGRTIIKVTE; translated from the coding sequence ATGCGTGCCATCACCATCCGGGATCGCCAGGCAGGCGTCGACGGACTGTCCCTCACCGAACTGCCCTATCCCCACGCCGCGGAGAACGACGTCGTCGTTCAGGTCCATGCCGCCGGCTTCACCCGTGGCGAGCTGGACTGGCCGGGTACGTGGACCGACCGCGCCGGTCACGACCGCGCCCCCAGCGTCCCCGGTCACGAAGTGTCGGGCGTCGTCGCCGATCTCGGCTACGGGACCACTGGCCTCACCGTTGGCCAGCGGGTCTTCGGGCTGACCGATTGGCTACGCGACGGCACGCTTGCGGAGTACGTCGCTGTGGAGGCCCGCAACCTGGCGCCGCTTCCCGCCAACGTCGACCACGTCACCGCGGCCGCTTTGCCGATCTCCGGGCTGACCGCGTGGCAGGCGCTGTTCGACCACGCCAACCTGCAGCCGGGGCAGACCGTCCTCATCCACGGGATCGCCGGCGCCGTCGGATCTGTCGCCGCTCAACTGGCGCACGAGATCGGCGCACACGTCATCGGCACCGGCCGGCCTGCGGACCAGGCTCGTGCCATCGAACTCGGTGCCCACACCTTCGTCGACCTGGAAGGCTCGGACCTCGACAAGGCCGGTCCGGTCGATGTCGTCCTGGATGTCATCGGTGGTGAGGTCCGCGACCGGTCGACCGCGCTGCTGCGGCCCGGCGGGACGCTGGTGACGATCGCCGATCCACCGACCGTCCACCCCACCAACGCCCGCGCCGTGTTCTTCGTCGTCGAGGCCAACCGCGATCAGCTGACCCAACTGGCCACTCGCCTCCACGACGGACGCCTCACACCGTTGGTGAGCACAGTCGTCCCACTGGACGAGGCCGTCGCCGCCTTCAAACCCCAACGCGGACGAACGATCATCAAGGTCACCGAGTAG
- the recC gene encoding exodeoxyribonuclease V subunit gamma, translating to MTLYLHRAERTDVLADGLGDLLAVPLGDPFAEELVVVPAKGVERWLSQRLSHRLGAGPAGRDGVCAGVRFTSPRSLVSTVLGISDDDPWAADAMTWPLLAVLDDSLDQPWCEPVARHLGHFDTGAEGELRRGRRYAVASRLARLFAAYAVQRPTLLADWNEGRDTDGLGTTIDGDLSWQPELWRRLVARIDAPPPAVRHAQTVARLREQPSAFDLPSRLSLFGHTRLPSTEIDLISALAEHRDVHVWLPNPSGALWERLRGATSGVRADDTSHQQADHPLLATLGRDSRELELAIAAVPTVDSHLGSPSAPDTLLGWLQQDLRANAVAAEGRRLAPHDRSVQVHACHGTARQVDVLREVLLGMLQADPTLEPRDILVMCPDIETYAPLISARFGLADLDRNGHPAHKLRVQLADRSLTQTNPLLAVASQLLDVAGSRATASQVLDLAQSEPVRRRFRFTDDDLDTVTAWVRESGVRWAFGRDDRDRFGLADFPQNTWQFGLDRVLAGVTMSADAHAWIDTTLPLDDVGSTRIELAGRFAEYVDRLRAATELLDGTQPLAAWLDALRGGIDRLTSVSHDDGWQIGQVQREFAQVAAGAGELTGMALRLADVRSLLSAHLAGRPTRANFRSGTLTVCTMVPMRSVPHRVICLLGLDDGVFPRFGLADGDDVLARRAVTGERDVRSEDRQLMLDAILAATESLVITYTGANEYSGQPRPPAVPLGELVDALDRTTESPVRDAVVVKHPLQPFDRKNLEPGRLGAPGPFTFDPTALVAARVGGGSRSPRPAFVGEPLTLASGEDVGLAELIAFFKDPVKGFFRALDVTLPWEVDGVSDAMPVEIDNLEKWGVGDRMLRDMLDGIHPDAALQAEWRRGTLPPGRLGWRTATEVRDIARSLAVAAHPHRQGEAKAFDVDIDLGGRRLTGTVPGVYGHRLVSVSYSRLDAKQLLTSWIQLLALSANDEDHNWTGLAIGRPSNNRMAGSGTRGFGPVDAQARTFLNDLVAVYDAGRQAPLPLPLKTSFAWCQARRTDDDPMVAAGRRWKPANFDGENADLAHVRVWGPNMPLKVLLEPTRPGEERQGEPTRLGAYAARVWEPMLRFEQGAR from the coding sequence GTGACCCTGTACCTGCACCGCGCCGAGCGGACCGACGTGCTGGCCGACGGTCTCGGCGACCTGCTCGCCGTACCGCTCGGCGACCCGTTCGCCGAGGAGCTGGTCGTGGTGCCGGCCAAGGGCGTGGAGCGTTGGCTCTCGCAGCGGCTGTCCCATCGCTTGGGGGCCGGTCCGGCGGGCCGGGACGGCGTGTGCGCGGGAGTGCGGTTCACCTCGCCGCGTTCGCTGGTGTCGACGGTGCTGGGGATCAGCGACGACGACCCGTGGGCCGCGGACGCGATGACGTGGCCGCTGCTCGCCGTACTCGATGACTCGCTCGACCAGCCCTGGTGCGAGCCGGTCGCGCGGCATCTCGGTCACTTCGACACCGGTGCGGAGGGCGAGCTGCGGCGCGGACGCCGGTACGCCGTCGCGTCGCGGCTCGCGCGCTTGTTCGCGGCGTACGCCGTGCAGCGCCCGACGCTCCTCGCGGACTGGAACGAAGGGCGCGACACCGACGGCCTCGGTACGACGATCGACGGCGACCTGTCCTGGCAGCCCGAGCTGTGGCGCCGGCTGGTCGCCCGGATCGACGCGCCTCCGCCCGCTGTTCGGCACGCGCAGACGGTCGCGCGACTCCGTGAGCAGCCGTCGGCCTTCGACCTTCCAAGCCGTCTGTCGCTGTTCGGGCACACCCGACTGCCGTCGACGGAGATCGACCTGATCTCGGCGCTGGCCGAGCACCGCGACGTCCATGTCTGGCTGCCCAATCCGAGCGGCGCACTCTGGGAGCGTCTGCGGGGAGCCACCTCCGGCGTTCGCGCCGACGACACGAGCCACCAGCAGGCGGACCACCCGCTGCTCGCCACGCTCGGTCGGGACAGCCGCGAGCTGGAGCTGGCCATCGCCGCAGTTCCGACGGTCGACAGCCACCTTGGATCACCGTCCGCGCCGGACACGTTGCTCGGCTGGTTGCAGCAGGACCTGCGCGCCAACGCCGTCGCCGCCGAGGGGCGTCGGCTCGCTCCGCACGACCGCAGTGTGCAGGTGCATGCTTGTCACGGCACCGCGCGTCAGGTCGACGTACTGCGGGAGGTGCTGCTCGGGATGCTCCAGGCGGACCCGACGCTCGAGCCGCGGGACATCCTCGTCATGTGCCCGGACATCGAGACCTACGCGCCGCTGATCAGCGCGCGCTTCGGTCTCGCTGACCTCGATCGCAACGGTCACCCGGCGCACAAGCTGCGCGTGCAGCTGGCCGACCGGTCGCTGACCCAGACGAACCCACTGCTCGCCGTCGCGTCCCAGTTGCTTGATGTGGCAGGAAGTCGCGCCACGGCCAGTCAGGTGCTCGACCTGGCCCAGTCCGAGCCGGTCCGACGACGCTTCCGCTTCACCGACGACGACCTCGACACCGTGACGGCCTGGGTCCGTGAGTCCGGCGTCCGGTGGGCGTTCGGCCGCGACGACCGGGACCGGTTCGGCCTGGCCGATTTCCCGCAGAACACCTGGCAGTTCGGCCTCGACCGGGTGCTCGCCGGAGTCACGATGTCCGCCGACGCGCACGCCTGGATCGACACCACGCTGCCGCTCGACGACGTCGGCAGCACCCGGATCGAGCTGGCCGGGCGGTTCGCCGAGTACGTCGATCGGTTGCGTGCGGCAACGGAACTGCTCGACGGCACCCAGCCGCTGGCGGCCTGGCTCGACGCGCTCCGCGGTGGCATCGACCGGCTCACGTCGGTCAGTCACGACGACGGCTGGCAGATCGGTCAGGTCCAGCGCGAGTTCGCGCAGGTCGCCGCCGGCGCGGGGGAGCTCACGGGAATGGCGTTGCGGCTGGCCGACGTACGGTCGTTGCTGTCGGCCCATTTGGCCGGGCGGCCGACCCGCGCGAACTTCCGCAGCGGCACGTTGACGGTCTGCACGATGGTCCCGATGCGCTCGGTGCCGCACCGGGTGATCTGCCTGCTCGGGCTGGACGACGGCGTGTTCCCGCGGTTCGGCCTGGCCGACGGCGACGACGTACTGGCTCGGCGTGCGGTCACCGGCGAGCGCGACGTCCGGAGCGAGGACCGGCAGCTGATGCTCGACGCGATCCTGGCCGCGACCGAGTCGCTGGTGATCACCTACACCGGAGCCAACGAGTACTCCGGTCAGCCGCGGCCGCCCGCCGTACCGCTGGGTGAGTTGGTGGACGCACTCGACCGTACGACGGAGTCGCCGGTCCGCGACGCCGTCGTGGTCAAGCATCCGCTGCAGCCGTTCGACCGCAAGAATCTCGAGCCCGGGCGACTCGGTGCGCCGGGTCCGTTCACGTTCGACCCGACCGCGCTGGTCGCGGCGCGGGTCGGTGGGGGATCGCGGTCGCCGCGCCCGGCGTTCGTCGGGGAGCCGCTGACGCTGGCCAGTGGTGAGGACGTCGGGCTGGCGGAGTTGATCGCGTTCTTCAAGGATCCCGTCAAGGGGTTCTTCCGGGCGCTCGACGTCACGCTGCCGTGGGAGGTCGACGGAGTGTCGGACGCGATGCCGGTCGAGATCGACAACCTGGAGAAGTGGGGAGTCGGCGACCGGATGCTGCGCGACATGCTGGACGGCATCCATCCGGACGCCGCGCTGCAGGCCGAGTGGCGCCGGGGCACGCTGCCGCCGGGGCGTCTTGGCTGGCGGACCGCGACGGAGGTGCGTGACATCGCGCGCAGCCTCGCCGTCGCCGCCCACCCGCACCGCCAGGGCGAGGCCAAGGCGTTCGACGTCGATATCGATCTCGGTGGCCGCCGCCTGACCGGAACCGTGCCGGGCGTCTACGGGCACCGCCTGGTCTCGGTGAGCTACTCGCGGCTCGACGCCAAGCAGTTGCTGACCTCGTGGATCCAGTTGCTGGCGCTGTCGGCCAACGACGAGGACCACAACTGGACAGGACTGGCGATCGGGCGACCCAGCAACAACCGGATGGCCGGGTCGGGCACCCGCGGCTTCGGCCCGGTGGACGCGCAGGCGCGCACCTTCCTCAACGACCTGGTCGCCGTGTACGACGCCGGTCGGCAAGCGCCGCTGCCGTTGCCCTTGAAGACCTCGTTCGCCTGGTGCCAAGCACGGCGTACCGACGACGATCCGATGGTCGCGGCCGGGCGGCGCTGGAAGCCGGCGAACTTCGACGGCGAGAACGCCGACCTCGCGCACGTCCGCGTCTGGGGCCCGAACATGCCGCTCAAGGTCCTGCTCGAACCGACGCGTCCCGGCGAAGAGCGGCAGGGAGAACCGACCCGGCTCGGCGCCTACGCGGCCCGCGTCTGGGAACCGATGCTTCGCTTCGAGCAGGGTGCCCGCTGA
- a CDS encoding sigma-70 family RNA polymerase sigma factor: protein MTASVELIDEFEVARPRLLSLAHRILGSIEDAEDAVQAAWLRVYAVDQPQIDNPPGWFTTVTARLCLDQLRSRERRGELPLLADAIPGDVLAADEEYLRREDVSRALLVLLARLTPAQRVAYVLHDLFRVPFGDVAVVLDTTPANAKKSASRARQRLEGVDPAAAEEVPQTLAHWSIVEAFLAAARGGRIDTLVTLMAPDVVRVADRALLPEGGAVEVIGNRAVAEETRYFGDRVHASIPMLVNGAPAAVIAPGGHPLAVITFDSVGTTITRIAIASLKPTDQVEPRRTTDRGPKAGA from the coding sequence GTGACCGCTTCCGTGGAACTGATCGACGAGTTCGAGGTCGCGCGCCCTCGGCTGCTCTCACTGGCCCACCGGATCCTTGGTTCGATCGAAGACGCCGAGGACGCCGTACAGGCTGCTTGGCTGCGGGTGTACGCCGTGGACCAGCCGCAGATCGACAACCCGCCCGGGTGGTTCACGACCGTGACCGCGCGCCTTTGCCTTGATCAGCTGCGGTCACGCGAACGACGTGGGGAGTTGCCGCTCCTCGCGGACGCGATCCCCGGTGACGTGCTCGCCGCCGACGAGGAGTACCTGCGGCGCGAGGACGTCTCCCGCGCGCTTCTCGTCCTGCTCGCCCGGCTCACCCCGGCCCAGCGGGTGGCCTACGTCCTGCACGACCTGTTCCGAGTGCCGTTCGGCGACGTCGCCGTCGTACTCGACACCACGCCGGCCAACGCGAAGAAGTCGGCCAGCCGTGCGCGGCAACGCCTCGAAGGGGTGGATCCGGCCGCTGCCGAAGAGGTCCCGCAGACACTGGCCCACTGGTCGATCGTCGAGGCGTTCCTCGCCGCCGCGCGGGGCGGACGCATCGACACGCTGGTCACGCTGATGGCACCCGACGTCGTCCGGGTCGCCGACCGGGCTCTGCTTCCCGAGGGCGGAGCTGTCGAGGTCATCGGGAACCGCGCCGTCGCGGAAGAGACCCGGTACTTCGGCGACCGGGTTCACGCCAGCATCCCGATGCTGGTCAACGGCGCTCCCGCAGCGGTCATCGCCCCAGGCGGGCACCCACTTGCGGTCATCACCTTCGACAGCGTGGGCACGACCATCACCCGGATCGCGATCGCTTCCCTCAAGCCGACCGACCAGGTGGAGCCCAGGCGCACCACCGACCGCGGACCGAAAGCCGGGGCCTAG
- a CDS encoding UvrD-helicase domain-containing protein, whose translation MDSFDLLGPLPTGTTVLEASAGTGKTYALAGLVTRYVAEGAARLDEMLLITFGRAASQELRERVRSQISDAEQALADPKAWHDDPGLLGHLARGSDDEVAGRHSRLRDALANFDAATIATTHQFCQLVLRSLGVAGDTDAGVTLVEDLTDLVTEVVDDLYLALFARSADKPPITRAVALELALKVVGNPHTRLVPEQSDEASPAGVRVAFAHAVLAEVERRKRRLGILGYDDLLTRLATALEDPAAPARQRMQRRWSVVMVDEFQDTDPVQWKVIDRAFNGHSTLVLIGDPKQAIYAFRGGDIATYLTAAETAGQRRTLGTNWRSDQPLVDCLQVVLGGARLGHEDIVVHPVEAHHQGTRLAGAPSDAPFRLRVAHRELFGSPRRKSVPMDELRDHITRDLAADIGQLLAAGATYDGQPLRAGDIAVIVEAHKDARACREALGKAGIPAVYSGDLDIFSSQAAQDWLCLLEAFDQPHRSGLVRAAATTMFFGETAASLYAGGEDLTDRIGLTLRAWADLLRTRGVAAVFEAAQLRGMADRVLGWRGGERDMTDLAHLAELLHETAHRERFGLPALLDWLRQESTGKGRTAERTRRLDSDAAAVQIMTVWVSKGLQYPIVYLPFVFNRHIFDDEELLLFHQDGVRSLDIGGRNRPGYAANEKRWRAEVAGDDIRLTYVALTRAQSQVVAWWAPSWDEINGGVSRLLRGRKQGEPMVPDQLDRASSDDEVLIWLRRWQQAGGPVVEESVIGEQVEPVDARSPGGLGIATFSREVDLAWRRTSYSGLIRAADQQSGVTSEPEESQLEDEALDVVPTVASAVDALPSPMDGLPVGAEFGSLVHGVLEEADPHAADLHAELTERIREQLPLWRVDVAPDVLATAMLPMHTTPLGPLVPGLTLGDLGREDRLRELDFEIPLAGGDDAGVDVRLEELAPLLRTHLPSDDPLLAYAERLEQPLLGGQSLRGYLTGSIDVVLRVPGDRFVVVDYKTNRLGDQELPSTSGEYTQDQLGAAMLHSDYPLQALLYSVVLHRYLRWRMPGYDPAKHLGGVVYLYVRGMCGPETPVVDGHPTGVFSWPLPSALVVVLSELLDGRA comes from the coding sequence ATGGATTCCTTCGATCTCCTCGGCCCACTGCCGACCGGAACCACCGTGCTCGAAGCGAGCGCGGGCACCGGCAAGACCTACGCTCTCGCGGGACTCGTCACCCGGTACGTCGCGGAAGGCGCGGCCCGGCTCGACGAGATGCTGCTGATCACCTTCGGCCGCGCGGCCAGCCAGGAGCTGCGCGAACGGGTACGCTCGCAGATCTCCGACGCCGAGCAGGCGCTCGCCGATCCCAAGGCGTGGCACGACGATCCGGGTCTGCTCGGGCATCTCGCCCGCGGCAGCGACGACGAGGTCGCCGGACGGCACAGCCGCCTGCGCGACGCGCTGGCCAACTTCGACGCGGCCACCATCGCGACGACGCATCAGTTCTGCCAGCTCGTGCTGCGATCGCTCGGGGTGGCCGGTGACACCGACGCCGGCGTGACCTTGGTCGAGGACCTCACCGACCTGGTCACGGAGGTCGTCGACGACCTGTACCTGGCGCTGTTCGCGCGGTCCGCCGACAAGCCGCCGATTACGCGGGCGGTCGCACTCGAGCTCGCGCTGAAGGTGGTCGGCAACCCGCACACCCGGCTGGTGCCCGAGCAGTCCGACGAGGCGTCGCCGGCGGGTGTGCGGGTCGCGTTCGCGCACGCCGTACTGGCCGAGGTCGAGCGGCGCAAACGCCGGCTCGGCATCCTCGGGTACGACGACCTGCTGACCCGCCTCGCGACCGCGCTGGAGGACCCGGCAGCGCCGGCCCGGCAGCGCATGCAGCGGCGGTGGTCGGTAGTGATGGTCGACGAGTTCCAGGACACCGATCCGGTGCAGTGGAAGGTGATCGACCGGGCCTTCAACGGGCACAGCACGCTGGTGCTGATCGGCGATCCGAAGCAGGCCATCTACGCGTTCCGCGGCGGCGACATCGCGACGTACCTGACGGCGGCGGAGACCGCGGGGCAGCGGCGGACCCTCGGCACCAACTGGCGCAGCGACCAGCCGCTGGTCGACTGCCTGCAGGTCGTGCTCGGCGGCGCCCGGCTGGGCCACGAGGACATCGTGGTGCATCCCGTCGAGGCGCATCACCAGGGCACGCGACTGGCCGGCGCGCCCTCGGACGCGCCGTTCCGGCTGCGCGTCGCGCATCGCGAGCTGTTCGGCTCGCCGCGCCGCAAGAGCGTGCCGATGGACGAGCTGCGCGACCACATCACCCGGGATCTCGCGGCCGACATCGGTCAGCTGCTGGCCGCCGGTGCGACGTACGACGGCCAACCGCTGCGCGCGGGGGACATCGCCGTGATCGTCGAGGCGCACAAGGACGCGCGGGCCTGCCGCGAGGCGCTGGGCAAGGCCGGGATCCCCGCGGTCTACTCGGGCGATCTCGACATCTTCTCGTCCCAGGCCGCGCAGGACTGGCTCTGCCTGCTGGAGGCGTTCGACCAGCCGCATCGCTCGGGGTTGGTCCGGGCCGCCGCGACCACGATGTTTTTCGGCGAGACCGCCGCCAGCCTGTACGCCGGAGGCGAGGACCTGACCGACCGCATCGGCCTGACGCTGCGCGCGTGGGCCGACCTCCTGCGGACCCGTGGTGTCGCCGCGGTCTTCGAGGCCGCGCAACTCCGGGGGATGGCGGATCGCGTGCTTGGCTGGCGCGGCGGCGAGCGGGACATGACCGACCTCGCGCATCTCGCCGAGCTGCTGCACGAGACCGCGCACCGCGAGCGGTTCGGCCTGCCCGCGCTGCTCGACTGGCTGCGTCAGGAGTCCACCGGCAAGGGCCGTACCGCGGAGCGGACGCGCCGGCTGGACAGCGACGCGGCGGCGGTCCAGATCATGACGGTGTGGGTGAGCAAGGGGCTGCAGTACCCGATCGTCTACCTGCCGTTCGTGTTCAACCGGCACATCTTCGACGACGAGGAACTGCTGCTGTTCCACCAGGACGGCGTGCGGAGTCTCGACATCGGCGGGCGGAACCGCCCCGGGTACGCGGCGAACGAGAAGCGCTGGCGGGCCGAGGTCGCCGGGGACGACATCCGGCTCACGTACGTCGCGCTGACCCGGGCGCAGTCGCAGGTTGTCGCGTGGTGGGCGCCGTCCTGGGACGAGATCAACGGGGGAGTCTCGCGGCTGCTGCGCGGGCGCAAGCAGGGCGAGCCGATGGTTCCCGACCAGCTGGACCGGGCGTCGTCGGACGACGAGGTCCTGATCTGGCTGCGGCGCTGGCAGCAGGCCGGTGGGCCGGTCGTCGAGGAGTCCGTGATCGGCGAGCAGGTCGAGCCGGTGGACGCGCGGTCGCCCGGTGGGCTGGGGATCGCGACGTTCTCGCGTGAGGTGGATCTGGCGTGGCGGCGTACGTCGTACTCGGGGTTGATCCGGGCCGCCGATCAGCAGTCCGGTGTGACGAGCGAGCCGGAGGAGAGTCAGCTCGAGGACGAGGCGCTGGACGTGGTGCCGACTGTTGCCTCGGCGGTGGATGCGCTGCCGTCGCCGATGGACGGGCTGCCGGTCGGCGCCGAGTTCGGGTCGTTGGTGCACGGCGTACTGGAGGAGGCCGATCCGCATGCGGCCGACCTGCACGCGGAGTTGACCGAACGGATCCGGGAGCAGCTGCCGCTGTGGCGGGTCGACGTGGCGCCGGACGTGCTGGCGACGGCGATGCTGCCGATGCACACGACGCCGCTCGGACCACTCGTGCCCGGGCTGACGCTGGGCGACCTCGGGCGTGAGGATCGGCTGCGGGAGCTGGACTTCGAGATCCCGTTGGCCGGTGGCGACGACGCGGGCGTCGACGTACGGCTGGAGGAACTGGCACCGTTGCTGCGCACGCATCTGCCGTCGGACGATCCGTTGCTCGCGTACGCCGAACGGCTGGAGCAGCCGTTGCTCGGTGGGCAGAGCTTGCGCGGGTATCTGACGGGGTCGATCGACGTCGTACTGCGGGTGCCCGGCGATCGGTTCGTGGTGGTGGACTACAAGACGAACCGGCTGGGGGATCAGGAACTGCCCTCGACCTCCGGTGAGTACACGCAGGATCAACTGGGTGCGGCGATGCTGCACTCGGACTATCCGCTGCAGGCGTTGCTCTACTCGGTGGTGCTGCACAGGTATCTGCGGTGGCGGATGCCTGGGTACGACCCCGCAAAGCATCTTGGTGGGGTGGTCTACCTGTACGTGCGCGGGATGTGTGGACCGGAGACGCCGGTCGTGGACGGTCATCCGACCGGGGTGTTCAGCTGGCCGTTGCCGTCGGCATTGGTTGTCGTGTTGTCCGAGCTGCTGGACGGGAGGGCCTGA
- a CDS encoding DoxX family protein, with amino-acid sequence MTDAASTTLLAMTIACVVANAFIVAADLARAKFVLANSAEVGLRPEALPWLAVLKGAGAAGLLAGLAGLTPLGLAAAVGLVLFYLCALGAHVRASVFHTIAFPLLFLTLALTAATYFAVVAE; translated from the coding sequence ATGACCGACGCTGCCTCGACGACCCTGCTGGCGATGACGATCGCGTGCGTCGTCGCCAATGCTTTCATCGTTGCCGCAGACCTGGCCCGAGCCAAGTTCGTCCTCGCGAACTCGGCCGAGGTCGGATTGCGCCCCGAGGCCCTACCCTGGCTCGCCGTCTTGAAAGGAGCCGGCGCAGCCGGCCTACTGGCCGGACTCGCGGGCCTCACACCCCTCGGCCTCGCCGCAGCAGTGGGGTTGGTCCTGTTCTACCTGTGCGCCCTCGGAGCACACGTACGGGCGTCGGTCTTCCACACCATCGCGTTCCCACTGCTGTTCCTGACGCTGGCCCTGACCGCGGCAACTTACTTCGCCGTGGTCGCCGAGTGA
- the recD gene encoding exodeoxyribonuclease V subunit alpha, whose amino-acid sequence MTTTVDEFDSTFALGATGLLASFNQAGVILAADVHVAARLTAMLGEADETVALACALVARAVRAGSICLDLTEVRDEVGEEGALLDWPELDAWRAALAASPLLGAPFPLRLEGTLLYFDRYWREESQVEQDLRGRTARLAPVIANEAVLRAGLDRLFPGDSYVEQRGAAETAARQWTTVLTGGPGTGKTTTVAGLLAVLAEQAEIAGERRPWIALTAPTGKAAARLEEAVRREMSDRLSPEDTARLGDFHARTLHMLLGRRPDSSSRFRHDRTNRLPHDIIVVDETSMVSLTMMARLLDAVRPGARLILVGDPDQLASIEAGAVLADLVDGLVAGGHIEAAELRTSHRFGSEIGELALAVREDRADDVLTVLRGGDERVVFVEDADPRETLRSALLPDVLAIREAAEAGDADAALAAVDRHRLLCAHREGPWGVQQWNRTVERWITEETEDPLWDTWYVGRPVLVTANDYALGIYNGDVGVTIRRPDGSLRVCIAGARGRRDFAPSRLGNIETLHAMTIHKSQGSQAAEVTVLLPNEESRLLTRELFYTAITRAVDRVRVVGAEDSVRLALGRRALRATGLRQRLGS is encoded by the coding sequence ATGACCACGACTGTGGACGAGTTCGACTCGACGTTCGCGCTGGGTGCGACGGGGCTGCTGGCGTCGTTCAACCAGGCGGGCGTGATCCTGGCTGCTGACGTACATGTCGCGGCGCGGTTGACGGCGATGCTGGGGGAGGCCGACGAGACGGTCGCGCTGGCGTGTGCGCTGGTGGCGCGCGCCGTACGGGCCGGGTCGATCTGTCTCGACCTGACCGAGGTCCGCGACGAGGTCGGTGAGGAAGGCGCCTTGCTGGACTGGCCCGAGCTCGATGCGTGGCGCGCGGCGTTGGCCGCGAGTCCGTTGCTCGGGGCACCGTTTCCGCTGCGGCTCGAAGGCACGCTGCTGTACTTCGACCGCTACTGGCGGGAGGAGTCGCAGGTCGAGCAGGATCTGCGCGGGCGGACCGCGCGGCTGGCACCGGTGATCGCCAACGAGGCCGTATTGCGAGCCGGACTCGACCGGCTGTTCCCTGGCGACTCGTACGTCGAACAGCGCGGGGCCGCCGAGACCGCGGCCAGGCAGTGGACGACTGTCCTGACCGGTGGACCGGGCACTGGCAAGACGACGACGGTCGCCGGACTGTTGGCGGTGCTGGCTGAACAGGCGGAGATCGCCGGCGAACGCCGTCCGTGGATCGCGCTGACCGCGCCGACGGGCAAGGCCGCGGCGCGGCTCGAGGAGGCTGTCCGGCGGGAGATGTCCGACCGCCTGTCGCCGGAGGACACCGCGCGGCTGGGTGACTTCCATGCGCGGACGCTGCACATGCTGCTCGGGCGTCGCCCGGACTCGTCGAGCCGGTTCCGGCACGACCGGACGAATCGGCTGCCGCACGACATCATCGTGGTCGACGAGACGTCGATGGTCTCGCTGACGATGATGGCCCGGCTGCTGGACGCGGTCCGGCCTGGCGCCCGGCTGATCCTGGTGGGCGATCCCGATCAGCTCGCGTCGATCGAGGCCGGTGCGGTGCTGGCCGACCTCGTCGACGGATTGGTTGCCGGAGGCCACATCGAGGCGGCCGAGCTGCGCACGTCACACCGGTTCGGCAGCGAGATCGGGGAGCTGGCGCTCGCCGTACGGGAGGATCGTGCGGACGACGTACTCACCGTGCTGCGCGGCGGTGACGAGCGGGTGGTGTTCGTCGAGGACGCCGACCCGCGGGAGACGTTGCGGTCGGCGTTGCTGCCCGACGTACTGGCGATTCGCGAGGCCGCCGAGGCCGGAGATGCGGACGCGGCACTGGCCGCGGTCGATCGGCATCGGTTGCTGTGCGCGCACCGGGAGGGTCCGTGGGGTGTGCAGCAGTGGAACCGGACAGTCGAGCGCTGGATCACCGAGGAGACCGAGGACCCGCTCTGGGACACCTGGTACGTCGGCCGGCCGGTGCTGGTCACGGCGAACGACTACGCCTTGGGCATCTACAACGGCGACGTCGGCGTGACGATCCGCCGGCCTGACGGATCGCTTCGCGTGTGCATCGCGGGCGCTCGCGGCAGGCGAGACTTCGCGCCGAGCCGGCTGGGCAACATCGAGACGCTGCACGCGATGACCATCCACAAGTCGCAGGGGAGCCAGGCTGCGGAGGTCACCGTGCTGCTGCCGAACGAGGAGTCCCGGTTGCTGACCCGAGAGCTGTTCTACACGGCGATCACGCGGGCTGTCGATCGGGTGCGGGTGGTGGGTGCGGAAGACTCGGTCCGGCTGGCGCTGGGGCGCCGGGCGCTGCGAGCTACGGGCCTCAGGCAACGACTCGGAAGCTGA